One window of the Thermasporomyces composti genome contains the following:
- a CDS encoding SRPBCC family protein, whose translation MELEHEFTVPLDVARTWSLLRDPRQVSYHLPGACLSKSRDDTVTGTLDIAIGPHRTTYVGEVRLLDRNEAVHRLVVRAQGRDTRGLSTAAATMTVTLTPDVAGVGAGPRTVVHVHSDFTITGPPALLSPAVLQDTGTWLVTQFASSVAGQVRGPSLEEPAPALVTERSWARPAPLRAALLRYGPWLAVAVAGALLLRRPARATTWPSAVPRGLVGALPRRRVPWSRLFSRIRTL comes from the coding sequence ATGGAGCTGGAGCACGAGTTCACTGTCCCGCTCGACGTGGCGCGAACCTGGTCCTTGCTGCGGGACCCCCGCCAGGTCTCGTACCACCTGCCAGGCGCGTGCCTGTCCAAGTCGCGGGACGACACCGTGACGGGCACGCTCGACATCGCGATCGGCCCCCACCGCACGACCTACGTGGGCGAGGTTCGTCTTCTTGACCGGAACGAGGCGGTGCATCGGCTGGTGGTGCGTGCGCAGGGGCGTGACACCCGAGGACTCAGCACGGCGGCCGCCACGATGACCGTCACCCTCACCCCGGACGTCGCCGGTGTCGGGGCCGGCCCGCGCACGGTCGTGCACGTCCACTCCGACTTCACCATCACCGGCCCGCCGGCCCTGCTCAGCCCGGCTGTCTTGCAAGACACCGGGACGTGGCTGGTCACCCAGTTCGCCAGCAGCGTCGCCGGCCAGGTGAGGGGACCGTCCCTCGAGGAACCGGCTCCAGCCCTCGTCACGGAGCGCTCGTGGGCACGCCCGGCGCCCCTGCGGGCCGCCCTCCTGCGGTACGGGCCATGGCTCGCCGTGGCCGTCGCCGGCGCGCTGCTGCTCCGCCGCCCGGCCCGCGCGACCACCTGGCCGAGTGCGGTCCCGCGTGGGCTCGTCGGCGCGCTCCCTCGCCGACGCGTCCCGTGGTCGCGGCTCTTCAGCCGCATCCGGACGCTCTAG
- a CDS encoding xanthine dehydrogenase family protein molybdopterin-binding subunit, with translation MTGLSASSVTLPVADAERQYLDATRRGEDLAPPGTLHLAILRSPYAHARLARVDVEGARDCPGVVAVHTGAELAEEWTTVPFPAEPGPPVPAELRVPPRLPIAVDTVRFVGEPVAVVAATSGYAAVDALDAIEIDYEPLPPIRDVEEALAPDAPSVHDSAPGNRCFLHRQAHGHYESAREHADVVLARQLRHPWPLATDDPPPSVVVDVDDAHGTYTVWSDTRDPDQVRDVLAHITGVPVTGLRVLTPGPVGTRDPAAEPYAEDAVALLLARKLGRPTTWSATGGEARPRDARHDDLVQEVEICARRDGTILGLRLHQLVAVGAYLSPVSPRGLGFAELGPYLVDAHELRCTGVFTTTPPTTRLGPDTAAATFAIERIIDELAAELGLDPVVLRRRNWAEPRFDAVTTRALELVDYDELRRRRRDQESSAVRLGIGLTTTTRRRPTDARRQSSERPEGPSASVRVLPTGRVEVVTAAAAFGHGHLATFARVVADTLEVPLQDVRVVPADTPHSPAPGSASDARMLVLGGMAVLRASERVIEGARSAAARTLGCRLEELRYGRGAFHTRRAPHRSVSLRALATTPLTGHGVAPDVATDKEPVDADHTTGDVHAAHVAAVEVDTETGVVDVLTYAVVDDTDTPLGLTAVRDGVILGIGRALVGTSGQDAESPADLRCCGPPGIVEGPAATARPAVPEPLAERLGGEAPPEVGSGRPNPVLLEEADQRRAAALTAVPAVVNAVADALRPLGVRDLVPPCTPDRVWRAIQAARADQSPSPVPGRGETEGEVGDRP, from the coding sequence ATGACCGGGCTCTCCGCGTCGTCCGTGACCCTGCCGGTCGCCGACGCCGAGCGGCAGTACCTCGACGCCACCCGGCGCGGCGAGGACCTCGCCCCTCCCGGGACCCTGCACCTCGCGATCCTGCGCAGCCCCTACGCCCACGCGCGACTCGCTCGCGTCGACGTCGAGGGTGCCCGCGACTGCCCTGGTGTGGTCGCCGTCCACACCGGCGCCGAGCTCGCCGAGGAGTGGACGACGGTCCCGTTCCCCGCTGAGCCGGGCCCACCGGTCCCGGCGGAGCTGCGGGTCCCGCCCCGGCTGCCCATAGCCGTCGACACCGTCCGCTTCGTAGGGGAGCCCGTCGCGGTCGTCGCGGCGACCAGCGGATACGCCGCGGTCGACGCCCTCGACGCGATCGAGATCGACTACGAGCCGTTGCCGCCGATCCGCGACGTGGAGGAGGCGCTGGCACCGGACGCACCCTCGGTCCACGACTCTGCTCCCGGGAACCGCTGCTTCCTCCACCGCCAAGCGCACGGACACTACGAGTCCGCCCGCGAGCACGCCGACGTCGTCCTCGCCCGACAGCTGCGTCACCCGTGGCCCCTTGCCACCGACGACCCTCCACCGTCGGTCGTGGTCGACGTCGACGACGCCCACGGCACCTACACCGTCTGGTCGGACACCCGCGACCCCGACCAGGTCCGAGACGTCCTCGCGCACATCACCGGTGTGCCCGTGACCGGTCTGCGGGTCCTCACCCCGGGACCGGTCGGCACCCGAGACCCGGCCGCAGAGCCTTACGCCGAGGACGCCGTCGCGCTGCTGCTCGCGCGGAAGCTCGGTCGCCCGACCACGTGGAGCGCGACCGGAGGCGAAGCGCGTCCCCGCGACGCCCGCCACGACGACCTCGTCCAGGAGGTCGAGATCTGTGCCCGCCGGGACGGAACCATCCTGGGCCTTCGCCTGCACCAGCTCGTCGCGGTCGGTGCCTACCTTTCGCCAGTTTCACCGCGCGGCCTGGGCTTCGCCGAGCTCGGCCCCTACCTCGTCGACGCCCACGAGCTGCGCTGCACCGGGGTCTTCACGACGACACCGCCCACGACACGCCTCGGCCCGGACACCGCGGCGGCCACGTTCGCGATCGAGCGGATCATCGACGAGCTCGCCGCCGAGCTCGGGTTGGATCCGGTCGTCCTTCGGCGGCGCAACTGGGCCGAGCCGCGGTTCGACGCGGTGACCACCCGGGCGCTGGAGCTGGTGGACTACGACGAGCTGCGCCGGCGCCGACGTGACCAAGAATCCTCCGCGGTACGGCTCGGGATCGGTCTCACGACCACGACGCGTCGGCGCCCTACCGACGCTCGCCGCCAGTCGAGTGAGCGACCCGAGGGGCCGTCGGCGTCGGTTCGGGTCCTGCCGACCGGGCGAGTCGAGGTCGTCACCGCGGCGGCGGCGTTCGGTCACGGCCACCTGGCCACCTTCGCCCGGGTCGTGGCGGACACCCTCGAGGTCCCGCTCCAGGACGTCCGGGTGGTCCCGGCGGACACGCCGCACTCACCCGCCCCCGGCTCCGCGTCCGACGCTCGCATGCTCGTCTTGGGTGGCATGGCTGTCCTCCGCGCCAGCGAGCGTGTCATCGAGGGCGCGCGGAGCGCCGCGGCACGGACGCTGGGCTGCCGGCTGGAGGAGCTGCGGTACGGACGCGGAGCCTTCCACACGCGGCGGGCACCCCACCGGTCGGTCAGCCTGCGCGCGCTGGCCACCACCCCGCTGACCGGCCACGGCGTCGCGCCGGACGTCGCCACCGACAAGGAGCCTGTCGACGCCGACCACACCACCGGCGACGTGCACGCCGCGCACGTCGCCGCGGTGGAGGTCGACACCGAGACCGGCGTCGTCGACGTGCTGACCTACGCCGTCGTCGACGACACCGACACGCCCCTGGGACTGACCGCCGTCCGGGACGGGGTGATCCTCGGCATCGGGCGAGCCCTCGTCGGGACGTCCGGCCAGGACGCCGAGAGCCCAGCTGACCTGCGCTGCTGCGGGCCTCCCGGCATCGTCGAGGGACCCGCGGCCACGGCCCGGCCAGCGGTTCCCGAGCCCCTCGCCGAACGCCTCGGCGGTGAGGCACCGCCGGAGGTTGGATCAGGCCGGCCAAACCCCGTCCTCCTCGAGGAAGCCGACCAGCGGCGAGCGGCGGCGTTGACGGCCGTGCCCGCCGTCGTCAACGCAGTCGCCGACGCGCTCCGTCCGCTCGGCGTGCGAGACCTCGTGCCGCCCTGCACGCCGGACCGGGTGTGGCGGGCCATCCAGGCCGCCCGGGCCGACCAGTCACCCAGCCCGGTGCCCGGCCGGGGCGAGACCGAGGGCGAGGTGGGTGACCGACCGTGA
- a CDS encoding pyridoxamine 5'-phosphate oxidase family protein, producing the protein MLTRDGVETLDPGECLRLLRQTSIGRVALTDQALPTVEPARFALVDDCIVIRAGIGSALAVAAQGTVVGFCADEVAADPDHGGWTVSAVGVVEVVTDDEEISRLSKLPLRCWLPGEDCVFVRIRPEVLKGVRVAPRNRRPSAPREEPREQTGEAADTFPCDEAATA; encoded by the coding sequence GTGCTGACGCGTGACGGGGTGGAGACGCTCGACCCGGGCGAGTGCCTGCGCCTGCTCAGGCAGACGTCCATCGGTCGCGTCGCCTTGACGGATCAGGCTCTCCCGACCGTCGAGCCGGCACGCTTCGCGCTGGTGGACGACTGCATCGTCATTCGGGCGGGTATCGGCTCCGCCCTCGCCGTCGCGGCCCAGGGCACGGTCGTGGGCTTCTGCGCCGACGAGGTGGCGGCCGACCCCGACCACGGCGGGTGGACCGTGTCCGCCGTCGGTGTGGTCGAGGTGGTGACCGACGACGAGGAGATCTCCCGCCTGTCGAAGCTGCCCTTGCGCTGCTGGCTCCCGGGTGAGGACTGCGTGTTCGTCCGGATCCGTCCCGAGGTGCTCAAGGGCGTGCGGGTCGCCCCTCGGAACAGACGACCGAGCGCTCCTCGTGAGGAGCCTCGGGAGCAGACAGGGGAAGCGGCCGACACGTTCCCGTGCGACGAGGCGGCCACCGCCTGA
- a CDS encoding glycoside hydrolase family 13 protein, which translates to MPPKITPTTIGTSRVTTDQLRPQAHVDPTASPTLDATTGVIADRAPATPRAVPQAAPSTAVTAPDLVAPGWWRDAVIYQVYVRSFHDANGDGIGDLEGVRAKLPYLAWLGVDGLWLNPFYPSPKHDHGYDVADYLDVDPEHGTLECFDRLVSDAHRLGMRVIIDIVPNHCSIEHPWFKAAVAAGPGSPERERFHFADGRGPNGELPPNNWRSIFGGPAWQRITEPDGSPGQWYLHTFAPEQADFNWRHPDVAAHFEHVLRFWFARGVDGVRIDVAHGLHKRAGLPDHQDAMADELTGNPINPYAWNQPEVHDVWRSWRRIAEEFTAATGRERVLIGEVGVLDPDQLALYQRPDELHQTFLFPFLQAAWGHADLRGVIDKALDTIARSGSAVTWVLNNHDQPRVVTRYAGGMPGGHPGDVELGTARARAAALLMLALPGAAYLYQGEELGLPEVVDIPASLRTDPMFHRTKGARAGRDGCRVPLPWAGTAPTLGFSVAESATPWLAQPTWFAELAVDRQLLDRTSMLHLYRQAITLRRTVPELSMDASGLRWLPTEDGVLAFLRGDRIACVVNCSDRPVAVPVQGELLLASHPDVDEKLPPNSAGWWLLPERTNRADA; encoded by the coding sequence ATGCCTCCGAAGATCACTCCCACGACGATCGGAACCAGCCGGGTCACGACGGACCAGCTGAGGCCACAAGCCCACGTCGACCCGACCGCGTCGCCGACCCTGGACGCGACGACCGGTGTCATCGCCGACCGTGCGCCCGCGACGCCCCGAGCGGTCCCCCAGGCGGCCCCTAGCACCGCCGTCACCGCTCCGGACCTCGTCGCGCCCGGTTGGTGGCGGGACGCGGTGATCTACCAGGTCTACGTGCGCAGCTTCCACGACGCCAACGGCGACGGCATCGGGGACCTCGAAGGCGTGCGGGCCAAGCTGCCCTACCTCGCCTGGCTCGGCGTCGACGGGCTGTGGCTGAACCCGTTCTACCCCTCCCCCAAGCACGACCACGGCTACGACGTCGCCGACTACCTCGACGTCGACCCCGAGCACGGGACCCTGGAGTGCTTCGACCGGCTCGTCAGCGACGCGCACCGGCTCGGCATGCGGGTGATCATCGACATCGTGCCGAACCACTGCTCGATCGAGCACCCCTGGTTCAAGGCGGCGGTCGCGGCCGGCCCGGGCAGCCCTGAGCGGGAGCGGTTCCACTTCGCCGACGGCCGGGGCCCCAACGGCGAGCTACCGCCGAACAACTGGCGGTCGATCTTCGGCGGGCCCGCCTGGCAGCGGATCACCGAGCCCGACGGCTCGCCCGGCCAGTGGTACCTGCACACCTTCGCCCCCGAGCAGGCCGACTTCAACTGGCGGCACCCTGACGTCGCGGCCCACTTCGAGCACGTCCTGCGCTTCTGGTTCGCGCGCGGCGTGGACGGCGTCCGGATCGACGTCGCGCACGGTCTGCACAAGCGCGCCGGGCTTCCGGACCACCAGGACGCCATGGCGGACGAGCTGACCGGCAACCCGATCAACCCGTACGCCTGGAACCAGCCCGAGGTCCACGACGTGTGGCGGTCGTGGCGCCGGATCGCGGAGGAGTTCACCGCCGCGACCGGACGGGAGCGCGTGCTCATCGGTGAGGTCGGCGTGCTCGACCCCGACCAGCTGGCGCTCTACCAGCGGCCCGACGAGCTGCACCAGACGTTCTTGTTCCCGTTCCTCCAGGCGGCGTGGGGTCACGCGGACCTTCGCGGCGTCATCGACAAGGCGCTCGACACCATCGCCCGGTCCGGCTCGGCCGTCACCTGGGTGCTGAACAACCACGACCAGCCCCGCGTGGTCACCCGGTACGCCGGCGGTATGCCCGGCGGCCACCCCGGTGACGTCGAGCTCGGCACCGCCCGGGCCCGGGCCGCCGCGCTGCTGATGCTGGCCCTCCCTGGGGCGGCGTACCTCTACCAGGGCGAGGAGCTCGGCCTGCCCGAGGTCGTGGACATTCCGGCCAGCCTGCGGACCGACCCCATGTTCCACCGCACCAAGGGCGCGCGCGCCGGCCGGGACGGCTGCCGGGTTCCGCTGCCGTGGGCGGGGACGGCCCCGACACTCGGCTTCTCGGTGGCGGAGTCGGCCACTCCGTGGCTGGCCCAGCCGACGTGGTTCGCCGAGCTCGCGGTCGACCGGCAGCTGCTGGACCGCACCTCGATGCTCCACCTGTACCGCCAGGCGATCACCCTGCGGCGGACGGTGCCGGAGCTGTCGATGGACGCGTCCGGTCTGCGCTGGCTGCCCACCGAGGACGGCGTGCTCGCCTTCCTCCGGGGTGACCGGATCGCCTGCGTCGTCAACTGCTCCGACCGGCCCGTCGCGGTGCCTGTGCAGGGGGAGCTGCTGCTCGCCAGCCACCCCGACGTCGACGAGAAGCTGCCGCCGAACAGCGCCGGATGGTGGCTGCTTCCGGAAAGGACGAACCGTGCTGACGCGTGA
- a CDS encoding ATP-binding protein — MAVSTGRSRVGNLPAETGHFIGRRHELAEVKRLLSRSRLVTLTGVGGVGKTRLALHVATSLQRAFPDGVFFVDVGESATPCSVAETVAEAVLGPGPSRPDPFAAIVDFLADRHALLILDNCEHVLAEAADLVDALLKATPHVRVLATSRQRLNLAAEQTMTVPPLSLPAPDETPTPETIQQYDAVTLFVERAQAARHDFTLTPENTPAVVEISRRLEGVPLAIELAAVWVRTLEPQQLLERLDNQLTLLSGGPRNVPPRHRSLRAMVEWSYEHCTPRERLLWARASVFAGSFDVEAAEAVCGGDDLPTEEVVVVLADLIDKSIILREEQDGRARYRMLETLRQYGRHQLVETGEEATIRRRHRQHYQRLAELAAREAFGPHQLAWIRRLKLDRANLRAALEHCLTEPGDDQNAGLRLAADLLYLWLTDAAMDEGRRWLDRVLAEATEPSVERLRALWARSWLAVLDSDVATAQATLEQARAFASDDDPTSRSHLALLSAHAAIVRDDPDAALASLEEALAAQRDVGDRHGVALTLLWMVLVHSLRGDSQAATRRAQECLEVCDAAGDVWHKAYALVMLGIEAWRSGNTPRATSAVRESLRLHHSLDNRFGVVLALEVSAWIAATDGRYDRAARLLGALGARRKSLRASMPSYGYLARYHNECVERTRQALGEEAYEEALRHGAELSLEQAVAYGLKQRSTRVAAKRAGEPVLTRREREVAELIAQGRSNKEIANQLVISQRTAESHVENILVKLGFTSRAQIAAWSAQQEQQLAERD, encoded by the coding sequence ATGGCGGTGAGCACCGGTCGATCGCGGGTAGGGAACCTCCCCGCGGAGACGGGTCACTTCATCGGCCGACGACACGAGCTGGCCGAGGTCAAGCGCCTGCTCTCACGCTCCCGCTTGGTCACCCTCACCGGCGTCGGTGGCGTAGGCAAGACGCGGCTCGCTCTGCACGTGGCCACCAGTCTGCAACGCGCGTTCCCCGACGGGGTCTTCTTCGTCGACGTGGGTGAGTCCGCCACGCCGTGCTCGGTGGCCGAGACCGTCGCGGAGGCCGTGCTCGGCCCTGGGCCAAGCCGCCCCGACCCTTTCGCGGCGATCGTGGACTTCCTCGCCGACCGGCACGCATTGCTGATTCTGGACAACTGCGAGCACGTGCTGGCGGAGGCGGCCGACCTGGTCGATGCCCTCCTCAAGGCCACCCCGCACGTGCGCGTCCTCGCCACCAGCAGGCAGCGGCTCAACCTCGCCGCGGAGCAGACGATGACGGTTCCTCCGCTCTCCCTGCCTGCTCCCGACGAGACCCCCACACCGGAGACCATCCAGCAGTACGACGCCGTCACCTTGTTCGTCGAGCGAGCCCAAGCCGCCCGGCACGACTTCACCCTCACGCCGGAGAACACCCCAGCCGTGGTCGAGATCTCCCGGCGCCTGGAAGGGGTTCCCCTGGCCATCGAGCTCGCCGCGGTGTGGGTGCGAACCCTGGAACCACAGCAGCTCCTCGAGCGGCTGGACAACCAGCTCACCTTGCTGAGCGGCGGTCCGCGCAACGTCCCACCACGTCACCGAAGCCTGCGGGCCATGGTGGAGTGGAGCTACGAGCACTGCACGCCGAGAGAGCGCCTCCTGTGGGCTCGCGCGTCAGTGTTCGCCGGCAGCTTCGACGTGGAGGCGGCCGAGGCGGTCTGCGGCGGCGACGACCTTCCAACCGAGGAGGTCGTGGTCGTGCTCGCCGACCTGATCGACAAGTCGATCATCTTGCGAGAGGAGCAGGACGGGCGGGCGCGGTACCGCATGCTCGAGACGCTCCGCCAGTACGGCCGGCACCAACTGGTCGAGACGGGAGAGGAAGCCACGATCCGGCGCAGGCACCGCCAGCACTACCAACGGCTGGCCGAGCTTGCCGCGAGGGAAGCGTTCGGACCCCACCAGCTCGCGTGGATTCGACGGCTCAAGCTCGACCGCGCGAACCTCCGCGCGGCCCTCGAGCACTGCCTGACCGAACCCGGCGACGACCAGAACGCCGGCCTCCGGCTCGCCGCCGACCTCCTCTACCTCTGGCTCACCGACGCCGCCATGGACGAAGGCCGGCGCTGGCTTGACCGCGTGCTCGCGGAGGCCACCGAGCCGAGCGTCGAGCGGCTCCGCGCCTTGTGGGCGAGGAGCTGGCTCGCCGTGCTCGACTCCGACGTCGCGACCGCTCAGGCCACGCTCGAGCAGGCCCGAGCCTTCGCCTCCGACGACGACCCCACGAGTCGGAGTCACCTCGCCCTGCTGTCCGCCCATGCCGCGATCGTCCGAGACGACCCGGACGCGGCGCTCGCCTCCCTGGAGGAGGCGCTGGCCGCCCAGCGAGACGTCGGCGACCGCCATGGCGTCGCGCTGACGCTGCTGTGGATGGTGCTCGTGCACTCCCTCCGCGGTGACAGCCAGGCCGCCACCCGCCGCGCTCAGGAGTGCTTGGAGGTCTGCGACGCGGCCGGTGACGTCTGGCACAAGGCCTACGCGCTGGTCATGCTGGGCATCGAGGCGTGGCGCAGTGGGAACACCCCGCGCGCCACCTCAGCGGTACGGGAGAGTCTGCGGCTGCACCACTCCCTCGACAACCGGTTCGGCGTCGTTCTCGCCCTCGAGGTCTCCGCCTGGATCGCCGCCACAGACGGCCGCTACGACCGGGCGGCCCGGTTGCTCGGCGCCCTCGGGGCGCGTCGGAAGTCGCTCCGGGCGTCCATGCCCAGCTATGGGTACTTGGCCAGGTATCACAACGAATGTGTGGAGCGGACGCGTCAGGCGCTCGGCGAGGAAGCCTACGAGGAGGCCCTCCGGCACGGCGCTGAGCTCAGCCTGGAGCAGGCGGTCGCCTACGGGCTCAAGCAGAGGAGCACGCGCGTGGCCGCCAAGCGGGCGGGCGAGCCCGTCCTCACCCGCCGAGAGCGGGAGGTCGCCGAGCTCATCGCCCAGGGACGCAGCAACAAGGAGATCGCGAACCAGCTGGTGATCTCCCAGCGTACGGCGGAGAGCCACGTCGAGAACATTCTCGTCAAGCTGGGATTTACGTCGCGAGCGCAGATCGCCGCCTGGTCCGCTCAGCAGGAGCAGCAGCTCGCCGAACGGGACTAG
- a CDS encoding FAD binding domain-containing protein: MIPSPFDYLRPRTVEETVQYLDEAGEDAALLAGGQSLVPALRCRDAVPAVVVDLSEVEELRGIRVEDDQIVVGAMTTLRRLATDPIIAEHAPLLATAARLAGDRRTRTMATLGGSLALADPAADLPTAAVALDATLLLAGPEGRRTTSARSFFVEPYTTALGLADVLVEMRFPTRFGWGAHYTKVCRTTPGWAVVGVAALLRQEDGVVTDARVVFTNMGPVPVRSRPAEEALLGARLTDAIVGAAADAGADESEPVDDAAATAPYRRQLARTLTRRAVRAAAGR; this comes from the coding sequence GTGATCCCGAGCCCGTTCGACTACCTGCGACCGAGGACCGTCGAGGAGACAGTGCAGTACCTCGACGAGGCCGGCGAGGACGCCGCGCTCCTGGCGGGCGGGCAGAGCCTGGTACCCGCGCTGCGATGCCGAGACGCCGTCCCCGCCGTCGTGGTCGACCTGAGCGAGGTCGAGGAGCTGCGTGGCATCCGGGTCGAGGACGACCAGATCGTGGTGGGTGCGATGACCACCCTGCGGCGGCTCGCCACCGACCCGATCATCGCCGAGCACGCGCCCCTGCTGGCGACCGCCGCCCGCCTCGCCGGTGACCGGCGGACCCGCACGATGGCGACGCTCGGGGGATCCTTGGCGCTGGCGGATCCGGCCGCGGACCTGCCGACCGCGGCGGTCGCGCTCGACGCCACGCTGCTGCTCGCGGGGCCGGAGGGACGGCGTACCACATCGGCGCGGTCGTTCTTCGTCGAGCCGTACACGACCGCGCTCGGTCTCGCCGACGTCCTCGTCGAGATGCGGTTCCCCACCCGCTTCGGGTGGGGCGCGCACTACACGAAGGTGTGTCGGACGACCCCGGGCTGGGCTGTGGTCGGGGTCGCCGCGTTGCTCCGTCAGGAGGACGGCGTGGTCACCGACGCCCGGGTCGTGTTCACCAACATGGGGCCGGTTCCGGTGCGCTCACGCCCGGCCGAGGAAGCCCTTCTGGGCGCGCGCCTCACCGACGCCATTGTCGGCGCGGCCGCGGACGCGGGCGCCGACGAGAGCGAGCCCGTCGACGACGCCGCTGCCACCGCCCCCTACCGGCGACAGCTGGCTCGAACCCTCACCCGCCGCGCGGTACGCGCGGCGGCCGGACGGTGA
- a CDS encoding zinc-dependent alcohol dehydrogenase — translation MRAAVYIGNRALRVEDRDPVPPGPGEVQIAVAYAGICGTDLHIRHGAMDDRALPPAVLGHEAVGRIAALGAGVSGWRVGDPVTVMPLRWCGDCAACRAGHNHVCQRLRVLGVDLPGAMQARWTVPADVVLRLPEEVPLADAALVEPTAVAVHDVRRAEVRAGEHVVVVGAGPIGLLIAVVAAAEGAEIVVVEPDPYRRGVAERLGLAAVDPTSTDVPAYVAERTAGAGAAVAFEVSGSPAGMRIATDVLGVRGRLVVVAIHPDPVPVDLNQVFLRELTVLGARVYARADVERAIELVHRGVVPARELVSRIVPLSAVAEAFDALESADGVVKVLLDCQAAG, via the coding sequence ATGCGTGCGGCTGTCTACATCGGGAACCGGGCGTTGCGCGTGGAGGACCGCGATCCCGTCCCGCCCGGGCCGGGTGAGGTGCAGATCGCGGTGGCCTACGCCGGCATCTGCGGCACCGACCTGCACATCCGTCACGGCGCGATGGACGACCGGGCGCTGCCGCCAGCCGTGCTCGGTCACGAGGCGGTAGGGCGGATCGCCGCCCTCGGCGCTGGGGTGTCCGGCTGGCGGGTCGGCGACCCGGTCACGGTGATGCCACTGCGGTGGTGCGGTGACTGCGCTGCCTGCCGTGCCGGCCACAACCACGTCTGCCAGCGGCTGCGGGTGCTCGGTGTCGACCTCCCCGGTGCGATGCAGGCCCGCTGGACGGTTCCCGCCGACGTCGTCCTCCGCCTGCCCGAGGAGGTGCCCCTCGCCGACGCGGCCCTCGTGGAGCCGACCGCCGTGGCGGTGCATGACGTCCGCCGCGCCGAGGTGCGCGCTGGAGAGCACGTTGTCGTGGTGGGTGCTGGCCCCATCGGGCTGCTGATCGCTGTGGTCGCTGCCGCGGAGGGCGCCGAGATCGTGGTCGTGGAACCAGACCCCTACCGACGTGGTGTCGCCGAACGCCTCGGTCTCGCCGCCGTGGATCCGACGTCCACCGATGTCCCGGCGTACGTGGCGGAGCGGACGGCAGGCGCGGGCGCGGCGGTGGCGTTCGAGGTGTCGGGTTCCCCGGCGGGGATGCGGATCGCCACCGACGTCCTCGGGGTGCGGGGTCGTCTCGTCGTCGTGGCGATCCACCCCGACCCGGTGCCGGTCGACCTCAACCAGGTCTTCCTCCGCGAGCTCACCGTGCTGGGCGCCCGGGTCTACGCCCGGGCCGACGTCGAGCGGGCGATCGAGCTCGTCCACCGCGGTGTGGTACCCGCGAGGGAGCTGGTCTCCAGGATCGTCCCGCTCTCCGCGGTGGCCGAGGCGTTCGACGCGCTGGAGTCGGCGGACGGGGTGGTGAAGGTCCTCCTCGACTGTCAGGCGGCCGGCTGA
- a CDS encoding cation diffusion facilitator family transporter — MGAGHDHTTLTGGHRGRLALVLAFTLTVFAVEAVGALLSGSLALLADAGHMAADAAGIVMALIAATLAQRAPTRRRTFGWQRVEILAAMANAVLLLGLALYVLIEAVRRFFSPPEVASGLMLVVAVVGLVANTSSLMLLRRAQALSLNIRGAYLEVLGDLVGSVAVVVAAVVIALTGWVWADAVASAAVGALILPRAWVLLREAVDVLLEAVPKGVDLDHVRDHIRRVPGVLDVHDLHAWTITSGLPVLSAHVVVDEKTMNGGHTGRVLDALHACLAEHFDVTHSTFQIESAQHRDHEHATHD, encoded by the coding sequence ATGGGTGCTGGACACGATCACACGACGCTCACCGGCGGTCACCGCGGGCGGCTCGCGCTGGTGCTGGCGTTCACCCTCACCGTCTTCGCCGTCGAGGCGGTGGGTGCGCTGCTGTCCGGTTCGCTGGCGCTGCTAGCCGACGCCGGCCACATGGCCGCCGACGCGGCGGGGATCGTCATGGCCTTGATCGCCGCGACCCTCGCCCAACGGGCGCCGACGCGTCGACGCACCTTTGGCTGGCAACGGGTCGAGATCTTGGCCGCCATGGCCAACGCGGTCCTGCTGCTGGGGCTCGCCCTGTACGTCCTCATCGAGGCGGTCCGCCGCTTCTTCTCCCCGCCGGAGGTGGCCTCGGGCCTCATGCTCGTGGTCGCGGTGGTCGGCTTGGTCGCCAACACCTCGTCCCTCATGCTGCTTCGGCGGGCCCAGGCCTTGTCGCTCAATATCCGCGGGGCCTACCTCGAGGTGCTCGGCGACCTGGTCGGCTCGGTCGCCGTCGTCGTCGCGGCGGTGGTGATCGCGCTCACCGGGTGGGTGTGGGCGGACGCGGTGGCCTCCGCCGCGGTGGGCGCGCTGATCCTGCCTCGCGCATGGGTGCTGCTCCGCGAGGCGGTCGACGTGCTGTTGGAAGCGGTCCCGAAGGGGGTCGACTTGGACCACGTCCGCGACCACATTCGGCGGGTACCCGGTGTGTTGGACGTCCACGACCTGCACGCCTGGACCATCACGTCCGGTCTCCCGGTCCTGTCCGCGCACGTGGTGGTGGATGAGAAGACCATGAACGGCGGCCACACCGGCCGGGTCCTCGACGCTCTCCACGCGTGCCTCGCGGAGCACTTCGACGTCACACATTCGACCTTCCAGATCGAGTCGGCCCAGCACCGGGACCACGAGCACGCGACGCACGACTAG